From a single Pseudomonas serboccidentalis genomic region:
- a CDS encoding DUF1330 domain-containing protein translates to MKAYWIAHVDVADAEHYSQYTQRAPKAFTEYGAKFLARGGRSEALEGRATPQRSVVIEFESYEQALACYHSAAYQEAKRYREEWARAEIIIVEGIAPL, encoded by the coding sequence ATGAAGGCGTACTGGATTGCCCATGTGGATGTGGCGGATGCCGAGCACTACAGCCAATACACCCAGCGCGCGCCGAAGGCGTTCACCGAGTACGGCGCGAAGTTTCTGGCCAGAGGCGGGCGCAGCGAAGCGCTGGAAGGCAGGGCTACCCCTCAGCGTAGTGTGGTGATCGAATTCGAAAGCTACGAGCAGGCACTGGCGTGCTACCACTCGGCGGCGTATCAGGAAGCGAAACGTTATCGCGAGGAATGGGCGAGGGCGGAGATCATCATCGTCGAAGGCATTGCCCCACTCTAA
- a CDS encoding ABC transporter permease — MLLTPNAMSRRMRFGLYATTGLIGLFLLLPIVFIVLLSFGSSQWLVFPPPGWTLKWYGQFFSNADWMNAAAASLKVAVLTTICAVALGLPTAFALVRGRFPGREMLYGLFTLPMIVPLVIIAVAVYALFLKLGYTGTMFAFVVSHVIVALPFTIISIINSLKLFDQSIEDAAVICGASRLQAVFKVTFPAIRPGMVAGALFAFLVSWDEVVLSVMMASPTLQTLPVKMWTTLRQDLTPVIAVASTLLIGLSVLVMVIAAALRRRNEISA, encoded by the coding sequence ATGCTCCTGACTCCCAATGCCATGAGCCGCCGGATGCGTTTCGGCCTCTATGCCACCACCGGGCTGATCGGTCTGTTCCTGCTGTTGCCGATCGTGTTCATCGTTCTGCTGTCGTTCGGCTCCTCGCAGTGGCTGGTCTTCCCGCCACCGGGGTGGACGCTGAAATGGTACGGCCAGTTCTTCTCCAACGCCGACTGGATGAACGCCGCCGCGGCCAGCCTCAAGGTCGCCGTGTTGACCACGATCTGCGCCGTGGCCCTCGGTTTGCCGACCGCGTTTGCGCTGGTACGCGGGCGTTTTCCCGGTCGGGAAATGCTCTATGGTCTGTTCACCCTGCCGATGATCGTGCCGCTGGTGATCATCGCCGTGGCGGTGTACGCGCTGTTTCTCAAGCTCGGCTACACCGGGACCATGTTCGCCTTCGTGGTCAGCCATGTGATCGTCGCGCTGCCATTCACCATCATCTCGATCATCAACTCGCTGAAGCTGTTCGATCAGTCGATTGAAGACGCGGCGGTGATCTGCGGCGCCTCACGCCTGCAAGCGGTGTTCAAGGTGACCTTCCCGGCGATCCGTCCGGGCATGGTCGCCGGCGCCCTCTTCGCCTTCCTCGTTTCATGGGACGAAGTGGTGCTCAGCGTGATGATGGCAAGTCCCACCCTGCAAACCCTTCCCGTGAAAATGTGGACCACCCTGCGCCAGGACCTGACACCGGTGATCGCCGTCGCTTCGACGCTGCTGATCGGCCTGTCGGTATTGGTCATGGTGATCGCCGCCGCACTGCGCCGGCGCAACGAAATCAGCGCCTGA
- a CDS encoding ABC transporter permease, producing MKMAAAASRPSTATGSAASAAGPALGKASAMAQAPSFKQRWRGAGNLLPALLFLGLFFLAPLIGLLLRGVLEPTPGLGNYEQLFANSAYARVLLNTFSVAGLVTIFSLLLGFPLAWAITLVPRGWGRWILNIVLLSMWTSLLARTYSWLVLLQASGVINKALMAMGIIDQPLEMVHNLTGVVIGMSYIMIPFIVLPLQATMQAIDPMILQAGSICGASPWTNFFRVFLPLCRPGLASGGLMVFVMSLGYYVTPALLGGAQNMMLPEFIIQQVQSFLNWGLASAGAALLIAITLVLFYFYLKLQPESPVGASNAR from the coding sequence ATGAAAATGGCGGCCGCTGCGTCCCGTCCCTCCACTGCCACCGGGAGCGCCGCGAGCGCTGCCGGTCCGGCCCTCGGCAAGGCCAGTGCAATGGCGCAAGCCCCGTCCTTCAAGCAACGCTGGCGTGGCGCCGGCAACCTCCTGCCGGCGCTGCTGTTCCTCGGCCTGTTCTTTCTCGCGCCGTTGATTGGCCTGCTGTTGCGCGGTGTGCTGGAACCAACCCCGGGCCTTGGCAACTATGAACAACTGTTCGCTAACTCGGCGTACGCCCGGGTGCTGCTCAACACCTTTTCGGTGGCCGGGCTGGTGACGATCTTCAGCCTGTTGCTGGGCTTTCCGCTGGCCTGGGCGATCACTTTGGTGCCACGCGGCTGGGGGCGCTGGATCCTCAACATCGTGCTGTTGTCGATGTGGACCAGCCTGCTCGCCCGCACCTATTCGTGGCTGGTGCTGCTGCAAGCCTCGGGGGTGATCAACAAGGCGCTCATGGCCATGGGCATCATCGATCAGCCGCTGGAAATGGTGCACAACCTGACCGGCGTGGTGATCGGCATGAGCTACATCATGATCCCGTTCATCGTCCTGCCGTTGCAGGCGACCATGCAGGCCATCGACCCGATGATCCTGCAGGCCGGCTCGATCTGCGGTGCCAGTCCGTGGACCAACTTCTTCCGGGTGTTCCTGCCGCTGTGCCGGCCGGGTCTGGCGTCCGGCGGGTTGATGGTGTTCGTGATGTCGCTCGGTTACTACGTCACCCCGGCGCTGCTCGGCGGGGCGCAGAACATGATGCTGCCGGAGTTCATCATTCAGCAGGTGCAATCGTTCCTCAACTGGGGCCTGGCCAGTGCCGGCGCCGCATTGCTGATCGCGATCACCCTGGTGCTGTTCTACTTCTACCTGAAGCTTCAGCCGGAATCCCCGGTTGGCGCCAGCAACGCGAGGTAA
- a CDS encoding GntR family transcriptional regulator, which yields MKRQPLDDSFKVNRNPVTLREIVLDKLRSAIMNFQLMPGDRLVERDLCDRLGVSRTSVREALRHLESEGLVEFADAKGPRVAIITLADAVDIYELRCVLEGLIVQLFTLRAKAKDIKALEKALDENRKALKDGELQQVIDSVQGFYDVLLEGSGNHVAATQLRQLQARISYLRATSVSQENRRGASNQEMEKMVEAIKSGDPLAAHQACVDHVRAAAAVALDYLKRKQEETGATPNITPPIALKEPRIGH from the coding sequence ATGAAACGCCAGCCACTCGACGACAGCTTCAAGGTCAATCGCAACCCCGTCACCCTGCGCGAAATCGTGCTGGATAAACTGCGTAGCGCGATCATGAATTTCCAGCTCATGCCAGGGGATCGTCTGGTGGAGCGCGATCTGTGCGATCGCCTCGGTGTCAGCCGCACGTCGGTGCGCGAAGCCTTGCGTCACCTCGAATCCGAAGGCCTGGTGGAGTTCGCTGACGCCAAGGGTCCGCGCGTGGCGATCATCACCCTCGCCGATGCGGTCGACATCTATGAGCTGCGCTGTGTACTCGAAGGCCTGATCGTGCAGCTGTTCACCCTGCGCGCCAAGGCCAAGGACATCAAGGCCCTGGAAAAAGCCCTCGACGAGAACCGCAAGGCGCTCAAGGACGGCGAGCTGCAACAGGTGATCGACTCGGTGCAGGGTTTCTACGACGTGCTGCTCGAAGGCTCGGGCAACCATGTCGCGGCCACTCAGCTGCGCCAGTTGCAAGCGCGCATCAGCTACCTGCGGGCGACCTCGGTGTCCCAGGAAAACCGGCGCGGCGCGAGTAACCAGGAAATGGAAAAAATGGTCGAGGCGATCAAGAGCGGCGATCCGCTGGCGGCGCATCAGGCCTGTGTCGATCACGTACGCGCCGCAGCGGCCGTGGCCCTCGACTACCTCAAGCGCAAACAGGAAGAGACCGGCGCCACGCCGAACATCACCCCGCCCATCGCGCTGAAAGAACCGCGCATAGGTCACTGA
- a CDS encoding Ppx/GppA family phosphatase — protein sequence MKEDASLFAAIDLGSNAFRMMIGQSVRSRKGFMIQEVKTLREPVRLAEGFDGGALDAMALDRGWQALARFGKKLRGFEAGKVRAVATSAVREADNAQLFLDSAERHLGFRIDVISGHEEARLVYAGVAHSLPSAQDLRLVVDIGGGSTELILGQGAQPLLTESIAIGSGTLGARYFPDGRIAPGALQEAERVAILQFEKVARRYRAQGWQQTIGSSGTARMLAKVLKANRLNDLGQDGITYGGLLRLSLLLLKVKNVQQLKLAGLQPHRQSILPGGLVLMLAAFKVFGISQMAPSEPGLRLGVLHGLMSRH from the coding sequence ATGAAAGAAGACGCCTCGCTGTTTGCCGCCATCGACCTGGGTTCGAATGCGTTTCGCATGATGATCGGCCAGTCGGTACGCAGCCGAAAAGGCTTCATGATTCAGGAGGTCAAAACCTTGCGTGAGCCGGTGCGGCTGGCCGAGGGATTCGACGGCGGCGCGCTGGATGCAATGGCTCTGGATCGTGGCTGGCAGGCGCTGGCGCGCTTCGGCAAGAAACTGCGCGGGTTCGAGGCCGGCAAGGTTCGCGCGGTGGCGACCAGCGCCGTGCGCGAGGCCGACAATGCGCAGTTGTTTCTGGACAGCGCCGAACGCCATCTGGGCTTTCGCATCGACGTCATCTCCGGCCATGAAGAGGCGCGCCTGGTGTACGCCGGCGTCGCCCATTCGCTGCCAAGCGCGCAAGACCTGCGACTGGTGGTCGACATCGGCGGCGGCTCCACCGAACTGATTCTCGGCCAGGGCGCGCAACCGCTGCTCACCGAGAGCATCGCCATCGGCAGCGGCACCCTTGGCGCACGCTATTTCCCCGACGGGCGTATCGCTCCCGGTGCGCTGCAAGAAGCCGAGCGCGTCGCCATCCTGCAATTCGAAAAAGTCGCCCGCCGCTACCGCGCGCAGGGCTGGCAACAGACCATTGGTTCATCGGGCACTGCGCGCATGCTGGCGAAAGTGCTCAAGGCCAATCGCTTGAATGACTTGGGCCAGGACGGCATTACCTATGGCGGACTGTTGCGCCTGTCGCTCCTGCTGCTGAAAGTGAAGAACGTTCAGCAATTGAAACTGGCCGGCTTGCAGCCGCATCGCCAGAGCATCCTTCCGGGTGGGCTGGTGCTGATGCTGGCGGCGTTCAAGGTGTTCGGCATTTCACAGATGGCCCCGTCGGAACCGGGTTTGCGCCTCGGTGTGCTGCACGGTTTGATGAGTCGTCACTGA
- a CDS encoding ParD-like family protein produces MGIVKISEDMHENLRISSNALSRSINAQAEHWMRIGMLAELHPNLDHSAICRLLIRAEQSGGLDLHQLTQEAVSA; encoded by the coding sequence ATGGGCATCGTAAAGATTTCAGAAGACATGCACGAAAACCTGCGCATCTCCAGCAACGCGCTCAGCCGCTCGATCAATGCGCAGGCCGAGCACTGGATGCGCATCGGCATGCTCGCCGAACTGCACCCCAACCTCGACCACAGCGCCATTTGCCGCTTGCTGATCCGCGCCGAACAGAGCGGCGGGCTGGATCTGCATCAACTGACTCAGGAAGCCGTCAGCGCATGA
- the map gene encoding type I methionyl aminopeptidase has product MRNQIKINTPAEIAQSRAAGKLAAEVLAMLVPHVKAGVTTDELDRLCNDYIVNVQKAIPANVGYHGFPKTVCASVNDVVCHGIPSGTPLQDGDIVNLDIAVIKDGWFGDTSRMYVVGEATPEAQHLIKTTYDAMCAGIRLVRPGATLGDIGHAIQSLAEKEGFSVVREYCGHGIGKVYHDEPQILHYGFPNQGMKLKAGMIFTVEPMLNAGKRHVKNMPDGWTVLTKDGSLSAQWEHMVAVTETGFEILTAWPDEVEGFAPIV; this is encoded by the coding sequence ATGAGAAACCAGATCAAGATCAACACCCCCGCCGAAATCGCTCAGTCGCGTGCTGCCGGCAAACTCGCCGCTGAAGTCCTGGCGATGCTGGTGCCGCATGTGAAGGCCGGCGTGACCACCGATGAGTTGGATCGCCTGTGCAACGACTACATCGTCAATGTGCAAAAGGCGATTCCAGCCAACGTCGGTTATCACGGCTTCCCGAAAACCGTCTGCGCCTCGGTCAACGACGTGGTGTGCCACGGCATTCCTTCGGGCACACCGTTGCAGGACGGCGATATCGTCAACCTCGACATCGCGGTGATCAAGGACGGCTGGTTCGGCGACACCAGTCGCATGTACGTGGTCGGCGAGGCGACCCCTGAGGCGCAGCACCTGATCAAGACCACCTACGACGCCATGTGCGCCGGCATCCGTCTGGTGCGCCCGGGCGCGACGCTGGGCGATATCGGCCATGCGATCCAGAGCCTGGCGGAGAAGGAAGGTTTCAGCGTGGTGCGCGAGTATTGCGGCCACGGCATTGGCAAGGTCTATCACGATGAACCGCAGATCCTGCATTACGGTTTTCCGAATCAGGGCATGAAGCTCAAGGCGGGGATGATCTTCACCGTCGAACCGATGCTCAATGCCGGTAAGCGCCATGTGAAGAACATGCCGGACGGCTGGACCGTGCTGACCAAGGATGGCTCGTTGTCGGCGCAGTGGGAGCACATGGTGGCGGTGACCGAGACGGGTTTCGAAATCCTCACGGCGTGGCCGGACGAAGTTGAAGGTTTCGCGCCCATCGTCTGA
- a CDS encoding NUDIX hydrolase — protein MFSPSFCPKCGGPDLGQQVPPGDTHERLMCRGCGYIHYVNPKIIAGCIIEQDGKYLLCQRAIPPRPGTWTLPAGFMESGETTEQAALREVWEESGVRAEILSPYSIFSVPKISEVYIIFRAIALEITGQFGPETLDYKFFAPEDIPWEQIYYPAIRQILERYIEERQAGVYGIYMGNDDSGKIHFIR, from the coding sequence ATGTTCAGCCCGAGCTTTTGCCCGAAATGCGGTGGCCCTGACCTCGGTCAGCAGGTGCCGCCGGGCGATACGCACGAGCGCCTGATGTGCCGTGGTTGCGGCTACATCCACTACGTCAATCCGAAGATCATCGCCGGCTGCATCATCGAGCAGGACGGCAAATACCTCTTGTGCCAACGGGCGATCCCACCGCGCCCGGGCACCTGGACCCTGCCGGCCGGCTTCATGGAAAGCGGCGAAACCACCGAGCAGGCGGCGCTGCGTGAAGTCTGGGAAGAAAGCGGCGTGCGTGCGGAAATCCTCTCGCCGTACTCGATTTTCAGCGTGCCGAAGATCAGCGAGGTGTACATCATCTTCCGCGCCATCGCGCTGGAGATCACCGGCCAGTTCGGCCCCGAGACCCTGGACTACAAGTTCTTCGCCCCCGAAGACATCCCGTGGGAGCAGATCTACTACCCGGCGATCCGGCAGATCCTCGAGCGCTACATCGAGGAACGTCAGGCCGGGGTGTATGGGATCTACATGGGCAATGATGACAGCGGGAAGATCCACTTTATCCGCTGA
- a CDS encoding ABC transporter ATP-binding protein gives MSAVIKDASQQTDKPLVSLRNLNKHYGDFAAVDNISLDIKDGEFLTFLGSSGSGKSTTLSMLAGFETPSSGEILVNGQSLVNVPPHKRDIGMVFQRYSLFPHLSVRDNIAFPLAIRKLAAAERDKRVDAMLKLVQLEQFAHRRPSQLSGGQQQRVAIARALVYEPRILLMDEPLGALDKKLREDLQDELRQLHRRLGITIVYVTHDQEEAMRLSQRIAIFSHGKIVGLGSGYDLYQNPPNAFVASFLGNSNFLKLKAHGNAAASFEGQSLSIRLTAGLHTDQDVLLMVRPEKALALSVQQASDEPLVAGWNEVSAKVVEVLFLGESQTCSVVTSGGTSMKVKALSAAGMPLKAGDSVRVRWATADACVYTEWTESDLNKAAGAH, from the coding sequence ATGAGTGCCGTGATCAAAGACGCCTCCCAGCAGACCGACAAACCCCTGGTCAGCCTGCGCAACCTGAACAAGCACTACGGCGACTTTGCCGCCGTCGACAACATCTCGCTGGATATCAAGGACGGCGAGTTCCTGACCTTTCTCGGCTCCAGCGGCTCAGGCAAAAGCACCACGCTGTCGATGCTCGCCGGGTTCGAAACGCCGAGCAGCGGCGAGATCCTCGTCAACGGCCAGTCGCTGGTCAACGTGCCACCGCACAAGCGCGACATCGGCATGGTGTTCCAGCGTTACTCGCTGTTCCCGCACCTGTCGGTGCGCGACAACATCGCCTTCCCGCTGGCGATCCGCAAACTCGCTGCCGCCGAACGTGACAAGCGTGTCGATGCGATGTTGAAACTGGTGCAGCTTGAGCAATTCGCTCATCGCCGCCCTTCGCAACTGTCCGGCGGTCAGCAGCAACGGGTCGCCATCGCCCGGGCGCTGGTCTATGAACCGCGCATTCTGTTGATGGACGAACCGCTCGGTGCACTGGACAAGAAACTGCGTGAGGATCTGCAGGATGAACTGCGCCAGCTGCATCGGCGTCTGGGCATCACCATCGTCTACGTGACCCACGATCAGGAAGAAGCCATGCGCCTGTCACAGCGCATCGCGATTTTCAGTCACGGCAAGATTGTCGGCCTGGGCAGCGGGTATGACCTGTACCAGAACCCGCCGAATGCGTTTGTCGCCTCGTTCCTCGGCAACTCGAACTTCCTCAAGCTCAAGGCGCACGGGAATGCGGCGGCGAGTTTTGAGGGGCAGTCGCTGTCGATACGACTGACCGCCGGATTGCACACCGATCAGGATGTGCTGCTGATGGTGCGGCCGGAGAAAGCCCTGGCGCTGAGCGTGCAGCAGGCCAGCGATGAGCCGTTGGTGGCGGGTTGGAATGAGGTGTCGGCGAAGGTCGTCGAGGTGTTGTTTCTGGGCGAGAGCCAGACCTGCAGCGTGGTCACGTCGGGCGGGACTTCGATGAAGGTGAAGGCGTTGTCGGCGGCGGGCATGCCGCTCAAGGCTGGGGATTCGGTGCGGGTGCGCTGGGCCACGGCGGATGCCTGCGTGTACACCGAGTGGACCGAAAGCGACCTCAACAAAGCGGCCGGCGCCCACTGA
- the ribBA gene encoding bifunctional 3,4-dihydroxy-2-butanone-4-phosphate synthase/GTP cyclohydrolase II, with protein sequence MAFNSIEEIIEDYRLGKMVLLVDDEDRENEGDLLLAADSCTPEAISFMAREARGLICLTLTDEHCQRLGLEQMVPSNGSVFSTAFTVSIEAAVGVTTGISAADRARTVAAAVAKDARAEDLVQPGHIFPLRAKEGGVLTRAGHTEAGCDLARLAGFTPASVIVEVMNDDGTMARRPDLEVFARKHGIKIGTIADLIHYRLSTEHTIERIGERELPTVHGTFRLITFEDRIEGGVHMAMVMGDLRREEPTLVRVHVIDPLRDLVGAEYSGPSNWTLWAALQRVAAEGHGVVVVLANHESSQALLERVPQLTQPPRQFSRSQSRIYSEVGTGAQILQNLGVGKLRHLGPPLKYAGLTGYDLEVVESIPFSE encoded by the coding sequence ATGGCCTTCAACAGCATCGAAGAAATCATCGAAGATTATCGCCTCGGCAAAATGGTCCTGCTGGTCGATGACGAAGATCGGGAAAACGAAGGCGACCTGCTGCTGGCCGCCGACAGCTGCACACCCGAGGCGATCAGCTTCATGGCCCGCGAAGCACGCGGGTTGATCTGCCTGACGCTGACCGACGAACACTGCCAGCGTCTGGGCCTGGAGCAAATGGTGCCGAGCAATGGCAGCGTGTTCAGCACCGCGTTCACCGTGTCGATTGAAGCGGCGGTCGGCGTGACCACCGGCATTTCGGCAGCTGACCGCGCGCGTACGGTCGCTGCCGCGGTGGCCAAGGACGCCCGCGCCGAAGACCTCGTGCAACCCGGGCACATCTTCCCGCTGCGCGCCAAGGAAGGCGGCGTGCTGACCCGCGCCGGCCACACCGAAGCCGGTTGCGATCTGGCGCGCCTCGCCGGCTTCACCCCCGCCTCGGTGATCGTCGAGGTGATGAACGACGACGGCACCATGGCTCGCCGCCCGGACCTGGAAGTGTTCGCGCGCAAGCACGGGATCAAGATCGGCACCATCGCCGACCTGATCCATTATCGCCTGAGCACCGAGCACACCATCGAACGCATCGGCGAACGTGAGCTGCCGACGGTGCATGGCACGTTCCGCTTGATCACCTTTGAAGACCGTATTGAGGGTGGCGTGCACATGGCGATGGTCATGGGCGATCTGCGCCGCGAAGAGCCGACGCTGGTGCGCGTGCATGTGATTGACCCGCTGCGTGATCTGGTCGGTGCCGAGTACAGCGGCCCGAGCAACTGGACGCTGTGGGCGGCGCTGCAACGGGTCGCGGCTGAAGGCCATGGGGTTGTCGTGGTGTTGGCCAATCACGAGTCGTCGCAGGCGTTACTGGAGCGTGTGCCGCAATTGACCCAGCCGCCACGGCAGTTCAGCCGCTCGCAATCGCGGATTTATTCGGAGGTGGGCACCGGGGCGCAGATTCTGCAGAACCTGGGGGTGGGCAAGCTGCGCCACCTGGGGCCGCCGCTGAAGTATGCGGGGTTGACCGGGTATGACCTGGAAGTGGTTGAGAGCATTCCGTTCAGCGAATAA
- a CDS encoding carboxymuconolactone decarboxylase family protein, which yields MSNEKYEKGLKIRTQVLGEAYVQRSIDNADDFTRPLQEMVTEYCWGHVWGREGLSLKERSMINLAMISALNRPHELKLHVRGALRNGLSREQIREILLQVGIYCGVPAAVDSFRLAREAFAEADAEASS from the coding sequence ATGAGTAACGAGAAGTACGAAAAAGGCCTGAAGATCCGCACTCAGGTGCTGGGCGAAGCCTACGTGCAGCGCTCCATCGACAATGCCGACGACTTCACCCGTCCGCTGCAGGAAATGGTCACCGAATACTGCTGGGGCCATGTCTGGGGGCGCGAGGGTTTGTCGCTCAAGGAGCGCAGCATGATCAACCTGGCGATGATCTCGGCGCTCAACCGTCCGCATGAACTCAAGCTGCATGTGCGCGGCGCCTTGCGTAACGGCCTGAGTCGTGAGCAAATACGCGAAATTCTGCTTCAGGTCGGTATTTATTGCGGCGTCCCGGCAGCCGTGGACAGTTTCCGGCTCGCCCGTGAAGCCTTCGCCGAAGCCGACGCCGAGGCCTCCAGTTAA
- a CDS encoding ABC transporter substrate-binding protein, with the protein MVLNKAATAILFAGLLSVTGQAAMAAESVNFVSWGGSTQDAQKQAWADPFSKASGITVVQDGPTDYGKLKAMVESGNVQWDVVDVEADFALRAAAEGLLEPLDFKVIQRDKIDPRFVSDYGVGSFFFSFVLGYNEGKLGANKPQDWSALFDTKTYPGKRALYKWPSPGVLELALLADGVPADKLYPLDLDRAFKKLDTIKKDIVWWGGGAQSQQLLASGEASMGQFWNGRIHALQEDGAPVGVSWKQNLVMADILVIPKGSKNKDAAMKFLANASSAKGQADFSNLTAYAPVNVDSVARLDSVLAPNLPTAYAKDQITLDFAYWAKNGQAIATRWNEWLVK; encoded by the coding sequence ATGGTGTTGAACAAAGCTGCAACCGCAATCCTTTTTGCGGGACTGCTGAGCGTGACCGGCCAGGCTGCAATGGCCGCCGAAAGCGTGAACTTCGTCAGCTGGGGCGGTAGCACCCAGGATGCGCAGAAACAGGCCTGGGCCGATCCGTTCAGCAAGGCCAGCGGCATCACCGTGGTGCAGGACGGTCCGACCGACTACGGCAAACTCAAGGCCATGGTCGAGAGCGGCAACGTGCAGTGGGACGTGGTCGATGTCGAAGCCGACTTCGCCTTGCGTGCCGCTGCTGAAGGTCTGCTCGAACCCCTCGATTTCAAAGTCATCCAGCGCGACAAGATCGACCCGCGTTTCGTCAGCGATTACGGCGTTGGCTCGTTCTTCTTCTCCTTCGTTCTCGGCTACAACGAGGGCAAACTCGGCGCCAACAAGCCGCAGGACTGGAGCGCCCTGTTCGACACCAAGACCTACCCCGGCAAACGCGCCCTGTACAAATGGCCTAGCCCCGGCGTGCTCGAACTGGCGCTGCTGGCCGATGGCGTACCGGCCGACAAGCTCTACCCGCTGGACCTGGATCGCGCCTTCAAAAAACTCGACACCATCAAGAAAGACATCGTCTGGTGGGGCGGCGGCGCGCAGTCGCAGCAACTGCTGGCGTCCGGTGAAGCGAGCATGGGCCAGTTCTGGAACGGTCGCATTCACGCCCTGCAGGAAGACGGCGCACCGGTGGGCGTGAGCTGGAAGCAGAACCTGGTCATGGCCGACATTCTGGTGATTCCAAAAGGCTCGAAAAACAAGGACGCGGCGATGAAGTTCCTGGCCAACGCCAGCAGTGCCAAAGGCCAGGCCGACTTCTCCAACCTGACCGCCTACGCCCCGGTCAACGTCGACAGCGTGGCGCGCCTGGACTCGGTGCTGGCCCCGAACCTGCCGACTGCCTACGCTAAGGATCAGATCACTCTTGATTTCGCGTACTGGGCCAAGAACGGTCAAGCCATCGCGACACGGTGGAACGAATGGCTGGTCAAATGA